The following proteins come from a genomic window of Gadus morhua chromosome 11, gadMor3.0, whole genome shotgun sequence:
- the zbtb32 gene encoding zinc finger and BTB domain-containing protein 16: MIRLEPPHPSPLLVRADALRHAGSLCDVVFSLEGQTFGAHCLVLACTSPTLAPRLLQGGPADRPLRCTLDFCSPRTFQQVLDYSYGQALAVPPADLGPLRTAAGLLGMRPLEEQCRGLLGSLDYRAAEVRRALEELEESRAGPGRRREGPPCRGETGRGDSSAEGETGREEEEESSCPPTSSPPPPSDTPQGQTSVVLSRKRALPSSPPAGPYARDSVIRASSPCSPRASVTSNPAWASANHWHHVTLRLMAQRYSDLVAERQHPFSQGPQSGLLAQRAPDFANVQSQRPPDLEDLVRRDLKRMGAASDGSESRYLKRIPGAQHVFVNPHHASLLTERCTAFSGEAYHRYRTGGEGGGLSPPQPGAKPFQCLRCPKRFSLKHQLDTHHRVHTGEKPFECRLCGQRSRDYSAMIKHLRTHGGAGPYQCTACSDYCSSLAAMQKHVERHAPQDFPPDWTIRRTYLYTSHV, translated from the exons ATGATCCGCCtggagcccccccacccctcccctctcctggtcCGGGCCGACGCCCTCCGCCACGCCGGCTCCCTGTGTGACGTCGTCTTCTCCCTGGAGGGCCAGACCTTCGGGGCCCACTGCCTGGTGCTGGCCTGCACCAGCCCCACGCTGGCCCCCCGGCTCCTGCAGGGAGGCCCGGCGGACCGCCCGCTCCGCTGCACGCTGGACTTCTGCTCCCCCCGCACCTTCCAGCAGGTGCTGGACTACAGCTACGGCCAGGCCCTGGCCGTGCCCCCGGCGGACCTGGGGCCCTTGCGCACCGCCGCGGGGCTCCTGGGAATGAGGCCCCTGGAGGAGCAGTGCCGCGGTCTCCTAGGGAGCCTGGACTACAGGGCGGCGGAGGTCAGACGggcgctggaggagctggaggagtcgAGGGCGGGGCCCGGCCGACGGCGGGAGGGACCGCCGTGCCGAGGGGAGACGGGACGGGGGGACTCCTCTgctgagggggagacggggagggaggaagaggaggagagcagctGCCCTCCCACGTCTTCTCCGCCGCCTCCCTCCGATACACCTCAAGGCCAAACAAGCGTGGTTCTGTCCAGGAAGCGGGCGCTCCCGTCGTCCCCGCCGGCGGGCCCCTACGCCAGGGACAGCGTTATCAGGGCCTCTTCGCCCTGTTCTCCGCGGGCCTCCGTCACCAGCAATCCTGCTTGGGCCTCCGCCAACCACTGGCACCATGTGACCCTGAGGCTGATGGCTCAGCGCTACTCCGACCTGGTGGCCGAGCGCCAACACCCCTTCTCCCAGGGGCCTCAGTCTGGGCTCCTGGCCCAAAGGGCCCCTGACTTCGCCAATGTTCAGTCACAACGCCCCCCTGATCTGGAGGACCTGGTCCGACGAGACCTGAAGAGAATGGGTGCTGCGAGCGACGGCAGTGAGTCCAG GTACTTAAAGAGAATTCCCGGCGCTCAGCACGTCTTTGTGAACCCCCATCATGCATCCCTGCTGACGGAGAGGTGTACCGCGTTCTCAG GTGAAGCCTACCATCGCTATAGGACcggtggtgaaggaggaggtctGAGTCCTCCCCAGCCCGGAGCCAAGCCATTCCAGTGTCTACGGTGTCCCAAGAGGTTCAGTCTGAAGCACCAGCTGGATACTCACCACAGGGTTCACACAg GTGAGAAACCGTTCGAGTGCCGCCTGTGCGGCCAGCGCTCCCGGGACTACTCGGCTATGATCAAACACCTGCGCACGCACGGGGGCGCGGGGCCCTACCAGTGCACCGCGTGCAGCGACTACTGCAGCAGTCTGGCGGCCATGCAGAAGCACGTGGAGCGCCATGCCCCCCAAGACTTCCCCCCCGACTGGACCATCCGGCGCACCTACCTGTACACCTCACACGTCTGA